TTACCCTGGCTCCGGCGGTCTGCTACGTGCTGAGCGCCATTATCGCCAAGCGCTACTACACGCTGAAAACCCCCTTCCTGACCAAAATCATGGGTGAGCTGGCGCAGGGCGCGCGCCGCAATCAGCAGGAGTTTGAAACCCTGCCGGTCAGCAAAGAATTGCAGAACTAAGAGGACGAGAGCATGAAAATCAGTGATGGAAACTGGCTTATTCAACCGGGCCTGAACGTGACGTATCCGGTTCAGGTGTTCGACGTGGAGCAGCAGGGCAACGACCTGGTGGTGTATGTGGCGCCGCGCGACGTGCGCGAACGCACCTGGCAGCTCGACACGTTGATGTTCACGGTGCGCCTGTTTGCCCCGCAGGAAGGGATTGTCGGGGTGCGCATTGAGCATTTTCAGGGCGCGCTGAATAACGGCCCGCACTATCCGCTGAACGTTCTTAAAGACGTGAAGGTAGAGATTGAAAACAACGCCGACTTTGCCGAGCTGAAAAGCGGCAGCGTCAGCGCGCGCGTCACCAAAGGCGAGTTCTGGGCGCTGGATTTCCTGCGCAACGGCCAGCGCATTACCGGCAGCCAGCTGAAAAACAACGGCTACGTGCAGGACAGCAATACCGACCGCAATTACGTGTTCGAACGTCTGGATCTGGGCGTGGGGGAAACGGTCTACGGTCTGGGAGAGCGCTTTACCGCGCTGGTGCGCAACGGCCAGACGGTCGAAACCTGGAACCGCGACGGCGGCACCAGCACCGAGCAGTCCTACAAAAATATCCCGTTCTACCTGACCAACCGCGGCTACGGCGTGCTGGTGAATCATCCCGAGAACGTCTCGTTTGAAGTCGGCTCCGAGAAGGTCTCCAAAGTGCAGTTCAGCGTGGAAGGGGAATATCTCGAGTACTTCGTGATCGACGGCCCGACGCCGAAAGAGGTGCTGAACCGCTATACGCAGTTTACCGGGCGTCCGGCGCTGCCGCCTGCGTGGTCGTTCGGCCTGTGGCTCACCACCTCGTTCACTACCAACTACGACGAAGCGACGGTAAACAGCTTTATCGACGGCATGGCCGAGCGCGACCTGCCGCTGCACGTCTTCCACTTCGACTGCTTCTGGATGAAGGCCTTCCAGTGGTGCGACTTCGAGTGGGACCCTGTGACCTTCCCGGATCCGGAAGGCATGATCCGCCGCCTGAAGGAGAAAGGGCTGAAGGTCTGCGTGTGGATTAACCCGTACATCGGCCAGAAATCCCCGATTTTCCGGGAGCTGAAAGAGAAGGGCTACCTGCTCAGGCGCCCGGACGGCTCCCTGTGGCAGTGGGACAAATGGCAGCCGGGGCTGGCGATTTATGACTTCACCAACCCGGACGCGTGCCGGTGGTATGCCGACAGGCTGAAAGGCCTGGTGGAAATCGGCGTCGACTGCTTCAAGACCGACTTCGGCGAGCGTATCCCGACGGACGTGCAGTGGTTCGACGGGTCCGATCCGCAGAAGATGCATAACCACTACGCCTACATCTATAACGAGCTGGTGTGGAACGTGCTGAAGGAGACGGTGGGGGAGGAAGAGGCGGTGCTGTTTGCCCGCTCGGCGTCCGTCGGGGCGCAGCAGTTTCCGGTGCACTGGGGCGGCGACTGCTACGCTAACTACGAGTCGATGGCCGAAAGCCTGCGCGGCGGGCTGTCGATTGGCCTGTCCGGCTTCGGGTTCTGGAGCCACGATATCGGCGGGTTCGAAAACACCGCTCCGGCGCATGTCTACAAACGCTGGTGCGCGTTCGGGCTGTTCTCCAGCCACAGCCGCCTGCACGGCAGCAAATCCTATCGCGTGCCGTGGGCGTACGATGACGAGTCCTGCGACGTGGTGCGCCACTTCACCCAGCAGAAGTGTCAGCTGATGCCGTACCTGTATCGTCAGGCGGCGCTGGCCCGCGAGTTCGGCACGCCGATGCTGCGGGCGATGATGCTGGAGTTCCCGGACGATCCGGCATGCGATTACCTCGACCGCCAGTACATGCTGGGGGATGCGGTGATGGTCGCGCCGGTGTTCTCCGAGGCGGGCGACGTGCAGTTCTACCTGCCGGAAGGACGCTGGACGCATCTGTGGCATAACGACGAAATTCAGGGCAGCCGCTGGCATAAGCAGCAGCACGATTTCATGAGCCTGCCGGTCTACGTGCGCGACAACACCCTCCTGGCGCTGGGCAACAATAACCAGAAGCCGGACTACGCGTGGAATGAGGGGACGGCCTTCCAGCTGTTTAACCTGGACGATGGCGCAACGGCGGTGAGCGAAGTGCCTGCGGCGGACGGGGCCGTGGCGTTTACGCTGAAGGCGTCACGTCGGGGCGATATCGTGACCTTTACCGGCGCGGGAGACGCGAAAAACTGGTCCGTGTGCTTGCGCAACGTACAGAAGGTGAGCGGCGTAAAAGGTGGTTCACACGCGGGCAGCGAATGGGGTGTGGTGGTGAAAGCGGAGGGGAATGAGGTGGTGGTTCACATTTAATTCCCCTCACCCTAACCCTCTCCCCAAAGGGGCGAGGGAAGGGTTTGCTCCCTCTCCCTTTCAGGGAGAGGGCTGGGGTGAGGGTGCGGTCGATACCACACCGCCCGTCATCGTCTGCTGCACCTGCTGTTTATCCATATTTACCGCGTTCAGCTTGCCGTTCACCGTTGGCTTCAACGGTGCGCTGGCCTGCACGCTGCCGCTGGCGGTGAGCTGAATATTGCCGTCGCCCGTAATCGGCAGCGCAGGCCAGCCCCACTGCTGCAGCACGTTGAGCGGCACGCCGCGCCCGTTCAGGCTCACCGTGGTCTGCCGCTGCGGCAGCTGAGAAACCGTCGCCGTGGCTTCCAGAATGCCTTTCTCGGTAAAGGCGCTCAGGTCGGTAATGTTCACCGTGGCGGCGTTCGCATTCAGCGCCAGCGACGG
This region of Enterobacter asburiae genomic DNA includes:
- the yicI gene encoding alpha-xylosidase; translation: MKISDGNWLIQPGLNVTYPVQVFDVEQQGNDLVVYVAPRDVRERTWQLDTLMFTVRLFAPQEGIVGVRIEHFQGALNNGPHYPLNVLKDVKVEIENNADFAELKSGSVSARVTKGEFWALDFLRNGQRITGSQLKNNGYVQDSNTDRNYVFERLDLGVGETVYGLGERFTALVRNGQTVETWNRDGGTSTEQSYKNIPFYLTNRGYGVLVNHPENVSFEVGSEKVSKVQFSVEGEYLEYFVIDGPTPKEVLNRYTQFTGRPALPPAWSFGLWLTTSFTTNYDEATVNSFIDGMAERDLPLHVFHFDCFWMKAFQWCDFEWDPVTFPDPEGMIRRLKEKGLKVCVWINPYIGQKSPIFRELKEKGYLLRRPDGSLWQWDKWQPGLAIYDFTNPDACRWYADRLKGLVEIGVDCFKTDFGERIPTDVQWFDGSDPQKMHNHYAYIYNELVWNVLKETVGEEEAVLFARSASVGAQQFPVHWGGDCYANYESMAESLRGGLSIGLSGFGFWSHDIGGFENTAPAHVYKRWCAFGLFSSHSRLHGSKSYRVPWAYDDESCDVVRHFTQQKCQLMPYLYRQAALAREFGTPMLRAMMLEFPDDPACDYLDRQYMLGDAVMVAPVFSEAGDVQFYLPEGRWTHLWHNDEIQGSRWHKQQHDFMSLPVYVRDNTLLALGNNNQKPDYAWNEGTAFQLFNLDDGATAVSEVPAADGAVAFTLKASRRGDIVTFTGAGDAKNWSVCLRNVQKVSGVKGGSHAGSEWGVVVKAEGNEVVVHI